Part of the Benincasa hispida cultivar B227 chromosome 11, ASM972705v1, whole genome shotgun sequence genome, aaatttttattatataagaattttgttttttaaaatgtcattaattatattatttctcatcaataaattttgaaatatttatcgTTTTTTATTACGatcatcttcaaattttgattttcttatttatatttattaatttcgattaatattcatttatcgaaagatattttaaatatactgGAAAACGTTggtatacatcacatgtatcgTTTAGTATATAAGACGatatattgtacatattttcttATTCGTACACTTATTAAATATATCttgatttatttttagaaaattcaaaatagtgttatatatatgaaatataccttGTTTTCTAATTTGAAACTTCTTCCTGATTTATGTTTTCCATTTATGAGAGCAACAATTTCCgaattatttttaagaaactttATTTACTTATGtatgttttgaaaagaaaatagtttttggaAAGTTCATAACCATAAGACACCTCCCTTACATATACTTTTTgagttaataatattattgtgtatattttttaaattgagtCAGACTTTTGTGTAAAATAATAGACTATTAACCTATTCATGTAAACAATATAAATTTTAGACAATTATGTAACTAGACCTATTTATTTGagttatatatattgaaaacccttatttgtaattatttgattaaaaCAAACACTATCTAGTTACGGGCATAAGCATGATTTAATTGACATAAACCCTATATCATTATCAATCTCCATATTAGAATTAAAGATTTGATTATTCCATTTcatataagaaatatatataaaaaaaataaattaatcattGTATTTTAAATTGCATTCCATTTTAGTTCTACAGTttcaataatataattataaaagaaaaatcttaTAAATACAAAAACCACATGAATATTTATacttatagcaaaaagtttcaaaagtggTTGTACTTTtgaagtgtaaatatttttaaatatatatttttttatatatttacaaaGATCCCTTCAATAAATCTTATAACTTAGTAtcattggttttttttaaagatattttttataaatattcctcttgtcaattttaaaattaaggaaTTTTCACGGAAATGATGAACATGAATAATTTCCGAAGGAGACTTTTGATCtctcaattttgaaaataatttaatagaTTATACATTTAACGTCTTATCCAATAAACTTAAGCaaactttgtaattttataattttctaaaatatataatctataaaataaagaaaaatagcttCCAcgtcaaaatgaaaaataaaagatagaagGAAGAAGTTTAAACTATCTAATATAGAAGGGCCTAAATTTTTCTTCGTATTGAATAAGTTCAGATTATGTTTGATTAGCCAAATAATTAGTCCGTTCTAAGCATATTTAAGACAACGACTAATTTCTCCTTTGACTTATTTTTATGTAGCCATCTTATGATTcattaatatatgttattaaattaataagttAGTATTTAAgtattagttttaatttttgtcggacttagttttaattattattttaatatttaatattatttgaaaatatactagttgttaattaataatatattatattacttACAAGAAAgatataatttaacaaaaattaatactatttaaaatttatgtatttaatcattaaattttagtttttatgtaCGAAATTAGTGAAACTAGACCTTTAAACGCAATATCATAATAAATACAAACATTTAGACaccaattatcatatattttaaatacaAATACTTGTATTATTAAAGATTTGGAATCCTTTGTTTCATGACAATCCAAGATTCTCGTAGAGTGAATATTAGATTACTATGTTTGTTTTGCGGTAGTATAAGATATCTGAGCATATTGAGATTTTCAGGTATCCTAGGATGGATATAGAGGGCATCTTAAGAATTTTGAATATCTTTACAGAAGACATTTCGAGAGTTTTAGGTATCTTTTTGGAACATGGATGATCAACATTCTCGTTTCGAAGGCATCCATTTTTACTTTGTAGCATTTTTTCATGTATATAAACATCActcttctttattttcattctataattaaaataaatattgtgaACTATGTATTTCACTCTTTTAGGTTATATTGGAgttgtttttatatattttaaaaagaaattcaaattcgaattaatatttattttataaacatatctaattaatatatattattttgttagaaaaataacaaataaaataataaaaatatattaatttaaaaaggaattcaagttaatgataataaatatgttatatagGTTGAAACtatattagattaattataaaCAATGTATAATCATAAGAGcattttttagatattttttattataaatccTAGCAAACGAATACAGTTTTTTAAGTATtctcaaatattttcaaaaatatttttacaaaataaatataattagaaaAAGATATCAGATATCcataattttaaatgtctacAAATTTCAATTATCCACGttttcaaaaaaaaacaaacatccCTTAAATTATGAAAAGAGATAATAATACAAGTTTTGAATAGCTAATCGTGGTTAGGAGATAGGACAATGATATGATCCCACAATCACCAATCTTAATTTGATAATGCCAGCAACTGACAATCTTGAATCTATCCAATTTcgttaatttcaataaatacgACTAATCAATGTAAATCTATAACATAAATGGATAACtctgtatttaaaaaaataaataaataactgaGAAAAATGGACAACTCTGTATTTTgccttcttttcattttattttttgagatAATTTTGAAGAGTTTGTTGTTTTGGATAATTTAcattcaatttttgaaagttactaaactgtaataaaaaactaaacaatttaaaatcaaaattaaaaaaatataaatataaacggAACTCTATATACTTGATAGATATAGAATGTAAATAACATATGTTAgagatatatcatttttttccttaaaaaaaatcttaattgagCTCTATAGATTTAATAGAATATGAAAAGTTATAAAGAGAAAAGGTCTATCATGATGGTCCTAATGTCATTAAGGTGTAGAacacaataaaaaattattcGAGAGGAGAACAACTTTTTCTTATGACATttggaaaaattcaaatttacgCTTTTTATATCAATTTGACAATTTCAATAAATCATTAATTACGATCTGTTAATAGTCAATAGTTTTATCTCCCCTGGTGGTAAcggttggaaaaaaaaaaaaacgatacTCCAAACTTTAACAAAAATATTGATTCATTTTATGTCAATATCAAGTCCAACTAAAGGTGGAAATGAAATAGGTAGATGAAAATTATTAAGCTTTCATTCACTTCGTCGATTAAAATTAAGCATCTATTCAAACATTCATATAATATCCATTTATTTAAGGTATTTTATAAGAATCTTTTATAACTAAATATACCAAGATTAGATGTCAAACCATAGAATTAGATAATaattactttgtaaaattaGTAAAGTTGGACAAAAATAGATGAAAGAATATATAGTATTACATTCATATGAACTactgaaattaatatttaagaaTTATGTGGCGTTCGTAAAAGTTAATGATATAATATCAACTTTAAATTTAGAAGTTTGATTGTTGCACCTACATTATTAataggaaaaaatgaaaattatggatAAGATGAGACTTAAAGGGACATTTGAGATTGcggtaacttttaaaataattgttgccagttgtatttttaaaaaaatcaattgtgaaaagaagtaaaatattGTTTGCTAAATTTCACCTGAAACTTGAAAAAGTAGGTTAGagtgtttggtaaataaatataaaaacatcttattttagatatattaacttaaatagatttataatccattttttaatttgttcttttgtaatttaaaaatttaattaatggtttagtatgctaaattttatttattatagattaattttaaaatattatggaaaatagaaaaaaaatggtatacttttttttttttttaaaaaaaggacgCATTTAAGTCATGAAAAAtgtaagatatatttttttaagtataaaattgaaaactaaatattaattaaaaaaattctaccggattctagaaaaatctaaaagcTAGAATGATATTGATTTTAAaggatttaattaaaatatattttacgaAACGAAAATAACTGTTAAGATTTTTTTCAAAGGGCTTTTTGATGCAATGTCAAATGTAGTCTtagtgggttataatagttattGTTTGAGATGTAgagtattttaatttgaattataataatttgtgtttgaggtgtaaaatatttttgtttagaGAAAAAATAGTATATGCAGtagcaaaataagaaaataagaaaataagagatTAATGAGAAATAGTAAATACAAAAGAgtgttttgaaatagtatttactattgtTAATGGTAGATTATAAATAGTGATACATGACTATCATATTTAATATCCAGATATGGAGTGGAGAGCGCTGTAATAACCTATTAAAAGTAATAGTACTAgcatttttttataacaaattaattttagaaataaataaaagaatcacGGCGGTAAATCAGACAATTTGTATTAAACCTATTAGTTGGCATGGGAGCAGGCGCGGTAAAAAGAGGAAAAGGATAaggagtaaaaaaaaaaggtgaaaaataggaaaaaggTAAGTGAGGAAGACCAATTACAGAAACGAAAGATAACAGATAAGAACAGAAGTTTGTGTCGTGGAAGGGACACGtcatctttctctctctaaaattgGCCCACTGGATAAGGACCGACGATCCCGGCCCTCCACAACATCCGAATCTAAAATCCCttcccttctttcttcttcttcccaattCCATTCTATTTATTGCCCTCCCTTTCCCCTTCCTATTCCAAATCCAAATCCCTCTTTCACCTTCACTTGATTTTCTCCTTCTCTTTTGAATCTTTTTAAACCCTAAAcactttcctcttcttcttctgttaATGGCGTCCGTTGCTACTGCTGGATTCATTGCCCGGAGTGGTTCTTCCTCTTCTTCGTCGTGGATTCGCCATAGGAATCGACCGAAGAAGGATCAGAGTTCAACAAATCAACTTAGggtttcttgttcttcttcttcttcttctccttcatcggtTGTTGATCCTTATCGGACTCTTCGGATTCAACCTGGAGCCTCTGAATCTGAAGTCAAAAAGGCCTTCCGTCATCTCGCTCTTCAGGTAATTCCACAACCTATCtcgatttctctttttttcttttacagaaTTTGTTTATCTCATTCTTTCGATTTCTTCGATTTTCAGTATCATCCTGACGTTTGCAGAGGAAGTAATTGTGGTGTGCAGTTTCATCAAATCAACGAAGCTTACGATGTACGTGATCATATACgcccccccccttttttttaattatctacTAAAATTAGGATCAATTATTGGAATTatgaattggtttttttttctctcccttAAAAGAGCAGTTATTGCGATTACTGATTAAATATATAGATATCTAGAGGAAGAATACTTTGAATTTCACAATACATAGCGTGTGAAATTGAGTGTTTGGTTAGGTTGTCGGTTTCACAGAGTTGCGATCATTCTGACGTTGAATTTCCTATACCTATTTGTCGTATATAATGTTAgctaaaattatttatatgtataaGTCTTTTGCTTTTTAATGGGACCCCAGGATGATCCAAAATTGTTAGAACGTTTTTATGTTAAATGGCAAAGCAAATTTGGTCCTACCAGgagaaatttagaatttaatcaTTTCTAGTTTATAATTAGAACCTAGGCCACCTTTAGCCATACCTAATAATAGGTTTTTATCGATAGATCAGTTGCAATGATCACAATCACAAACAGCAACAATATTGACATAATTTTCAAATGCTATTGAATTTAGCATTTTTTGCCCGTGAATCACACCATACCAAATCTAGGCTGggattatataattttattgaactacaggaaaaaaaaaattcaaactttttttcAGATCATAGCTATTTTTAATCGGAATTTTTTACCTTGTAACAAATAACAGATATCAGTTATGAATAtagttttgtttttgctttACTAATGGggtaaatttttttgtttggtgAAACAGATTGTGATGAATAACTTAAGAGGAATATCGACACCAATTGAAACATATGAGACATATGATGAAGGGGTGGATGAACCGATGAGAGGAATGGAGGATCCGGATTGGGATTTATGGGAAGAATGGATGGGATGGGAAGGAGCAGGAATTCGTGATTATTCCTCTCATATTAATCCATacatttaaaaccaaaaattataagttattgTGAATTGTTAATAGAATTGGTCCTTAATCTATCAACATCAACGTCAACCAATGGTTGCAGTGGTTTGATTTGGTTCGATTTGGTTTGTATATATGGTGGGAAAAGAGGGGGAATTGAAAATTGATATTCATTAATGTACACCCTTTTTTTTCAAGTGTTTGTACATATGGTCAAGACAAGGCCTTTGGgtttttaataatatgaaaaggCTTTCAAGATGCCCTATCGAAGTTGTGGTGGGACATttgtgtttttctctctctctctttcttgtTCTTTGCCCAATTAAACGTGGTGGATTTTTGTCTACTCATTTTTGTCCAATGTTAtccgtttttcttttttttaatgaggTGGTGATAAGTACCACTGTTACTTTTTTGTTAATTGCAATTATATGATGTGattttggaaattttttaaTGATCTTattatttcataaatcaattgttaaGGTATTCTTCcgtaaaaactaaatagttttaaaatttttgttttgtttttaaaatttatctcAGAATTTAAATTGTATtcaagaaagatacaaatcatgataaaaaaaagaagataaaataagtttaatttttaaaaaattaagaataaaaaataaaatgattaccaaatgttttggggatatttttttaattctaattacgtcttaattttttaatatttaaataaatatattataatattaatattttttaacatatattttcaaattttaattgatctactttttataacgttattttttaaaaaattttatcaaacaatttagattaaacaaaattagttgaaatttaaatcagataaagtttaaaaaatatattataatacattatatg contains:
- the LOC120092226 gene encoding chaperone protein dnaJ 8, chloroplastic codes for the protein MASVATAGFIARSGSSSSSSWIRHRNRPKKDQSSTNQLRVSCSSSSSSPSSVVDPYRTLRIQPGASESEVKKAFRHLALQYHPDVCRGSNCGVQFHQINEAYDIVMNNLRGISTPIETYETYDEGVDEPMRGMEDPDWDLWEEWMGWEGAGIRDYSSHINPYI